From Penicillium psychrofluorescens genome assembly, chromosome: 1, one genomic window encodes:
- a CDS encoding uncharacterized protein (ID:PFLUO_001380-T1.cds;~source:funannotate): MADDGSPNPQFLAPPAVTALRQEARNINPKMVRTFNEDMREEREDLKEAAEQTLNIIVDLDLDGRIKWVSPSWKQVVGSSPDSVEGQMIADILVGNKDVFGDAIEALKVDDSRSRFIRFAVQMGPDSVLKDSSESQSLVADDENDKEETSESALQTDEEEPEHNLLTMEGQGIMVYDRTDDQTGHTMWMLRPYTEPREVTIDLPPLLVESLGVGAEVLANYLTTLAEAAANEPDPSKHPAPTPVLCRICERQITPWWFEKHSDVCLQEHRAEVDVQIAQENLNEHRHIIVKVLDALESRQGRPLIGSDGVQSPVSQPAYKGLPIGPSPTCSAPTSGLVSNVSSAPGTPPRSRDHSASGISPARPRAFTVRRPLARIVELVLDLCDTALEISMPVIKESSRSANGEEFRTLSPQSESRISQVLQWQSPSSNTLEQEQGLAALSSDTEQFAKSKVDAVDRHRKIVEYAERIRVEYTVLVEECISAALSKAQRIAAGQLSDSSSCSSDEDVTQEAENMTDNGSTSDLMGDVPLAQTASLEVLSPISSTLSSTPAPRRATPTSALTMSMRNSSERGLLSQGSESRSSSSAAVSTGPNSPMECPTPRSHKSAAAVLSTSQPSRRGLSLVDMDPGESSDSSMRSSSVFPGAIRTDSPSSERSFDRKRRSLVLPGLSSSPRRQPSPARLSGPHSPLRMPKPRHSTGTDSITSPVVSPSMYASELAQHSCRHHRRQSSATSSDIAKPPASPRLPSVSQQPRPAPTSIKDFEIIKPISKGAFGSVYLSKKKSTGEYFAIKVLKKADMIAKNQVTNVKAERAIMMWQGESDFVAKLYWTFSSKEYLYLVMEYLNGGDCASLVKVLGGLPEDWAKKYAGEVVLGVEHLHDRGIVHRDLKPDNLLIDQTGHLKLTDFGLSRMGLVGRQKRVLKSPNEPAPDLLRQGPFPRAISIASSRSASFDFQAGSSPNSTPLMTPEVNASQPSYFSLNQTALSRQSSRRASGYRSDSAGSDSLNGMFRTFSLNEGANEPPVASPSMFSSSLAEEEGQSESGESPQLYPLQPTFSNPVSHNTPPQQTMLPPVMALFDPEDHNRRFVGTPDYLAPETINGVGQDEISDWWSLGCIMFEFIFGYPPFNASTPDEVFENILQRKINWPEGPEEYTSPESLDLMNKLMTLNPRERIGANVEEKFPNGGAEIRAHPWFSDINWDTLLEDKAQFVPTLENPEDTEYFDARGATLQAFAEEMEDEPSEPEPATTGTIPDRPHDALFKVRSHVNSMKRPLMPLHIPPHVRDARDSRSRRLSEPAPADDFGSFNFKNLPMLEKANKDVIQKMRQEAMQTQHRQSNSSSASQAPAQPSLENSPLPMGLQRTLSQTKGNNRPSSPSSASQAASSPSRPSQPSSPLLVQFSTGNTSERRKTSGSSSNTSYQSSGNFQPSSVDQNRVPNFRLGSVASSPVKNSRIPTHSPEKHSSSQRHGSAPASRARSQTIGSQEGDLSMLSKESFVPSHHKRRSQLFDISPSSSDNEDHRTKALLKVQRRRQSSRRLSQFSFSEGPFFRPLDVLICEDHPVSRLVMERLFEKLRCRTITVTSGAEAVRYALSEVQFDIIMTEYKLPQVNGADFSRMVRETRSPNRHTPIIAVTGYLKDLPETHYFDALIQKPPTLSKLTEALCKWCMWKPPPKDYVPSQPLVVPMPNARQNPPPTDDSPSSGSSGFVPNPPSSYRGSSRDDSVSSSIFGEMESIKPEEIPVIISRHTDDWDQGQGGLGISEDTNKHPGSPDAKAAPVPHLLHAASAPAAMDASGALTPRKQRSSEAIRAKRESLEKKRYEGAESGDDEDEELGNLQARRSPPARNRRPGSKLGIEMMRTNSRGSVVSGSEELLKKEREALKLKGEESLDPDYIEEESVLGSPGSATLEEQLEGLSIPEEPELEVLSPGNSPPPDPVPHRRPSLAHTDTSIYSGPVFHQPESTTMNEGQTTPPFDTSAPSDAPPITPEVKLSGSMDPGSGIDTDYPPTPDSEATPRPLHPSPSLDPEQTPRAPERHHRLDLSSRFKR; the protein is encoded by the exons ATGGCGGACGATGGCTCCCCCAACCCTCAATTCCTGGCACCCCCCGCCGTCACGGCGTTGCGGCAGGAGGCCCGGAATATCAATCCGAAGATGGTCCGCACCTTCAATGAGGATATGCGGGAGGAACGAGAAGATTTAAAGGAGGCGGCCGAGCAGACGCTGAACATCATCGTGGATCTGGACTTGGACGGCCGCATCAAATGGGTCAGCCCGTCATGGAAACAGGTGGTGGGATCGTCCCCCGACTCGGTCGAGGGCCAGATGATTGCGGATATTCTGGTCGGGAACAAAGATGTGTTTGGTGATGCCATCGAGGCCTTGAAGGTGGACGACTCGCGGAGCCGGTTCATTCGCTTCGCGGTGCAGATGGGACCAGACTCGGTGCTGAAAGATTCCTCAGAATCGCAATCTTTGGTTGCCGACGATGAAAACGACAAGGAAGAAACATCGGAGAGCGCTCTCCAGACGGATGAGGAAGAGCCTGAACACAATCTGCTCACCATGGAGGGACAGGGCATCATGGTGTATGATCGGACGGACGACCAAACTGGCCAT ACCATGTGGATGCTACGGCCGTATACCGAACCGCGAGAAGTGACCATCGATCTGCCACCCCTGCTGGTGGAGTCATTGGGTGTCGGTGCGGAGGTGCTGGCGAACTACTTGACCACCCTGGCCGAGGCTGCCGCGAACGAGCCCGACCCCTCCAAACACCCTGCCCCGACGCCGGTCCTATGTCGCATCTGTGAGCGTCAAATCACACCATGGTGGTTTGAGAAACATTCGGATGTGTGTCTGCAGGAACATCGAGCCGAAGTGGATGTTCAGATTGCCCAGGAGAACCTCAACGAACACCGGCATATCATCGTCAAAGTGTTGGATGCGCTTGAGAGCCGTCAAGGAAGACCATTGATCGGTAGTGATGGTGTCCAGTCACCAGTATCTCAACCCGCGTACAAGGGGTTACCTATCGGCCCCTCTCCTACATGCTCTGCCCCGACGTCTGGCCTGGTTTCCAATGTCAGCTCTGCTCCGGGCACTCCACCTCGCTCGCGCGATCATTCAGCATCTGGAATCAGCCCAGCGAGACCTCGCGCGTTCACCGTGCGTCGACCGTTGGCTCGCATCGTTGAGCTGGTCCTCGATCTCTGCGATACTGCCCTAGAAATCAGCATGCCGGTCATCAAGGAATCATCCCGCTCAGCTAACGGCGAAGAATTCCGAACTCTCTCCCCGCAATCTGAATCCCGCATCTCTCAAGTGCTGCAGTGGCAGTCCCCTAGCTCCAATACgttggagcaggagcagggcCTGGCGGCGTTATCATCCGATACAGAGCAATTTGCCAAGTCCAAGGTCGATGCCGTTGACCGGCATCGTAAGATCGTTGAATACGCGGAACGGATCCGGGTCGAATATACGGTGTTGGTGGAGGAGTGTATCTCGGCAGCCCTCAGCAAGGCACAGCGGATTGCTGCCGGACAGCTCAgcgattcttcttcctgctcatccgacgaggatgtcaCACAGGAGGCCGAAAACATGACCGACAATGGCAGCACTAGTGACCTGATGGGGGATGTGCCTCTAGCTCAGACTGCCAGCCTAGAAGTGCTTTCACCAATATCGTCTACACTATCGTCTACGCCTGCGCCACGGCGAGCTACCCCGACCTCGGCATTGACCATGTCCATGCGCAACTCTTCCGAACGGGGCCTGCTTTCGCAGGGATCAGAAAgcagatcatcttcgtccgCGGCTGTTTCGACTGGACCCAACAGCCCCATGGAGTGTCCGACACCGCGATCCCATAAGAGCGCTGCTGCGGTGCTGAGCACGTCGCAACCATCCCGTCGGGGTTTGTCACTGGTTGACATGGATCCTGGGGAaagcagcgacagcagcatGCGATCATCTTCCGTGTTTCCCGGTGCTATCCGGACtgattctccttcttctgaACGGAGCTTTGACCGAAAGCGCCGAAGCTTGGTGCTTCCAGGGCTGTCTAGCTCGCCTCGACGACAGCCATCGCCTGCTCGACTTTCAGGCCCTCACTCCCCATTACGAATGCCGAAGCCTCGACACTCGACCGGCACGGACAGTATCACGTCCCCAGTGGTCTCGCCTTCTATGTATGCGAGTGAGTTGGCCCAACACAGCTGTCGCCACCATCGTCGACAGTCTTCCGCGACTTCTTCAGATATTGCAAAACCGCCCGCCTCTCCACGCCTCCCCTCGGTGAGCCAGCAACCTCGTCCCGCTCCCACCTCGATCAAAGACTTTGAAATTATCAAACCGATTAGCAAAGGCGCTTTTGGTAGTGTTTATCTGTCCAAAAAGAAATCCACTGGTGAATATTTTGCCATCAaggtgctgaagaaggccgacaTGATCGCCAAAAATCAGGTCACCAATGTCAAGGCGGAGCGAGCCATCATGATGTGGCAAGGGGAGAGTGATTTTGTTGCCAAACTCTACTGGACATTCTCCAGCAAGGAGTACCTCTATCTGGTCATGGAGTATCTCAACGGAGGCGATTGTGCTTCCCTGGTGAAGGTTTTGGGTGGGCTGCCGGAAGATTGGGCTAAGAAGTATGCTGGTGAGGTTGTATTGGGTGTTGAGCACCTCCATGACCGTGGAATCGTCCATCGCGACTTGAAGCCTGATAATTTGTTGATTGACCAGACCGGCCACCTGAAATTGACCGACTTTGGCTTGTCCCGGATGGGTCTGGTAGGCCGTCAGAAGCGCGTGCTCAAGAGCCCCAATGAACCTGCGCCGGATCTGCTTCGACAAGGGCCTTTCCCTCGGGCTATTTCGATCGCGTCTTCCCGGTCGGCTTCGTTTGACTTCCAGGCTGGCTCCTCTCCTAACTCCACCCCTCTGATGACTCCGGAAGTCAATGCCAGCCAGCCTTCCTACTTCAGTCTCAATCAAACCGCTCTTAGTCGGCAAAGTTCTCGCCGGGCCTCGGGGTATCGGAGCGACAGTGCAGGCAGTGACAGTTTGAATGGAATGTTCAGGACATTCTCACTCAATGAGGGTGCTAATGAGCCCCCGGTGGCGTCGCCCAGCATGTTCTCAAGCAGcctggccgaggaagaaggccaaagCGAATCAGGCGAATCTCCTCAACTCTATCCGCTTCAGCCGACCTTCAGCAACCCTGTCTCTCACAATACGCCTCCGCAACAAACCATGCTCCCGCCGGTAATGGCACTCTTTGATCCGGAAGACCACAATCGGCGTTTCGTCGGCACTCCTGACTACCTGGCCCCGGAAACGATTAACGGGGTTGGTCAAGATGAGATCAGTGATTGGTGGTCCCTTGGTTGTATCATGTTTGAGTTCATCTTCGGGTATCCGCCTTTCAACGCGTCGACTCCGGACGAAGTGTTCGAGAATATCCTCCAGCGAAAGATCAACTGGCCCGAGGGACCAGAGGAGTATACCTCTCCGGAATCACTGGATCTGATGAACAAGCTCATGACTCTCAATCCCCGAGAACGCATCGGAGCCAACGTGGAGGAGAAATTCCCAAATGGTGGTGCAGAAATCCGCGCTCATCCCTGGTTCTCTGACATCAATTGGGATACGCTCTTGGAGGACAAGGCGCAGTTCGTTCCCACCCTTGAAAACCCAGAAGATACGGAGTACTTTGATGCACGAGGCGCCACTCTTCAGGCTTTTGCAGAAGAAATGGAGGACGAACCTAGCGAGCCAGAGCCGGCCACGACTGGGACAATTCCAGACCGTCCCCACGATGCGCTGTTCAAAGTTCGCTCGCATGTCAACTCAATGAAGCGGCCGTTGATGCCGTTGCACATACCACCTCATGTTCGTGACGCCCGTGATTCTCGCAGCCGGAGATTGAGCGAGCCCGCGCCGGCCGACGACTTTGGCAGTTTCAATTTCAAGAACCTGCcaatgctggagaaggccaacaAGGACGTGATCCAGAAGATGCGCCAAGAAGCCATGCAGACACAGCACCGCCAATCAAATTCATCCTCGGCCTCTCAGGCACCGGCGCAGCCTTCTTTGGAGAACAGTCCACTGCCAATGGGACTTCAACGCACCCTGTCTCAGACCAAGGGCAACAACCgtccttcctctccttcgAGCGCGAGCCAGGCGGCCTCTtcgcccagcaggccatcgcagccatcatcgccactTCTGGTCCAGTTCAGCACGGGGAACACTTCGGAACGCCGCAAGACATCTGGCTCTTCATCCAACACTTCTTATCAGTCGAGTGGGAATTTTCAACCGTCTTCCGTCGACCAGAACCGTGTGCCCAACTTTCGGCTTGGCTCGGTGGCATCTTCGCCAGTCAAGAACAGCAGGATCCCGACTCATTCTCCCGAAAAGCATTCTTCCAGCCAACGACACGGAAGTGCTCCAGCTAGTCGAGCTCGTTCACAGACGATCGGGTCTCAAGAGGGTGACCTGTCAATGCTATCTAAGGAGTCTTTCGTGCCGTCGCACCACAAACGCCGAAGTCAGCTTTTTGATATCTCTCCGTCTTCGTCCGACAATGAAGATCATCGCACCAAAGCGTTACTTAAAGTTCAACGCCGACGGCAGAGCTCTCGCCGCCTGTCGCAGTTCAGTTTCTCCGAAGGACCGTTTTTCCGTCCATTGGATGTGCTTATCTGCGAGGATCATCCAGTCTCGCGCTTGGTTATGGAGCGTCTTTTTGAGAAGCTTCGCTGTCGAACTATCACCGTCACGAGCGGCGCCGAAGCCGTGCGATACGCGCTCAGCGAAGTTCAGTTTGATATTATCATGACCGAGTACAAACTGCCTCAGGTGAACGGTGCGGACTTTTCAAGGATGGTACGGGAGACTCGCAGTCCCAACAGACATACCCCGATCATCGCCGTCACGGGCTACTTGAAGGATCTTCCGGAAACCCATTACTTTGACGCACTGATCCAGAAGCCCCCTACGCTGTCTAAGCTCACGGAAGCGCTGTGCAAATGGTGCATGTGGAAGCCTCCTCCAAAGGACTACGTTCCCTCGCAGCCTCTGGTAGTACCTATGCCCAATGCTCGACAGAATCCTCCACCCACTGATGACAGCCCGAGCTCGGGTTCCTCTGGATTCGTGCCCAACCCTCCCAGTTCCTATCGGGGATCCAGCCGGGACGATTCGGTCAGCAGCAGTATCTTTGGTGAGATGGAGTCGATCAAGCCGGAAGAAATTCCTGTAATCATCAGCCGCCATACCGACGACTGGGATCAAGGGCAGGGTGGGCTCGGTATTTCTGAAGATACGAATAAACACCCGGGCAGCCCAGACGCCAAGGCCGCGCCTGTcccgcatcttctccatgctgCCTCGGCACCAGCCGCAATGGATGCCAGCGGCGCCCTCACTCCACGCAAACAGCGGTCCAGTGAAGCCATCCGTGCGAAACGGGAGtccttggagaagaagcgctACGAGGGTGCCGAGtccggcgacgacgaggatgaagagcttgGAAACCTCCAGGCCCGTCGCAGTCCACCAGCCCGAAACCGCCGGCCTGGTTCCAAGCTGGGCATTGAGATGATGCGAACCAACAGCCGAGGCAGTGTGGTCAGCGGGAGCGAAGAGCTTCTcaaaaaggagagagaggcacTTAAGCTGAAAGGCGAGGAGTCGCTTGATCCTGACTACATTGAGGAGGAGTCGGTCTTGGGATCGCCCGGCAGTGCCACTCTCGAAGAGCAACTTGAGGGTCTCAGCATCCCCGAGGAACCGGAGCTGGAAGTACTTAGCCCCGGCAACTCTCCTCCCCCAGACCCCGTGCCTCACCGACGGCCTTCTCTCGCCCATACCGATACGTCGATCTACTCGGGTCCCGTGTTCCACCAGCCCGAgtcgacgacgatgaacGAGGGTCAGACAACTCCTCCGTTTGACACGTCCGCCCCATCTGATGCCCCACCAATCACCCCCGAAGTCAAATTGTCTGGCAGCATGGATCCGGGTTCCGGCATCGACACTGACTACCCCCCGACCCCGGATTCCGAAGCCACACCGCGCCCCCTTCATCCTTCTCCCAGTCTGGATCCCGAGCAAACGCCGCGCGCCCCGGAGCGGCATCATCGATTGGATCTGTCGTCCAGGTTCAAGCGGTAG
- a CDS encoding uncharacterized protein (ID:PFLUO_001382-T1.cds;~source:funannotate) yields MRGEVCQLHIGQAGIQLGNSAWELYLLEHGLRPDGKVDPDNSDEISKSGSFETFFTETGNGKYVPRSIFVDLDPSPIDEIRTGTYRQLFHPDQLISGKEDAANNYARGHYTVGKELIDEVMDRIRLMAENCSGLQGFLVFHSFGGGTGSGFGALLLERLSSQYGRKSKLEFAVYPSPRVSTSVVEPYNAVLSTHSTIEHSDCTFLVDNEAVYDICRRNLDIPRPGFEHLNRLVAQVVSSITTSLRFDGALNVDLTEFQTNLVPFPRIHYPLISYAPVISSNRSTHESFKVQDLTFQCFEPNNQMVVCDPRNGKYMAVALLYRGDVVPQDCTQAVAALKAKTSFNLVEWCPTGFKLGINYQKPTRVPNSELAPVDRSVSMLSNTTAIAEAWGRLDHKFDLMYSKRAFVHWYVGEGMEEGEFSEAREDLAALEKDYEEVAGDYVEPQGEEH; encoded by the exons ATGCGTGGCGAG GTCTGTCAACTGCACATCGGCCAAGCTGGCATTCAGCTGGGTAACAGTGCTTGGGAATT GTACCTGCTCGAGCACGGACTGAGACCTGACGGCAAGGTCGACCCCGACAACTCGGACGAGATCAGTAAGAGCGGCTCGTTTGAGACTTTCTTCACTGAGACGGGCAATGGAAAATACGTGCCGCGCTCGATCTTTGTTGACCTGGATCCCTCG CCTATCGATGAGATTCGCACCGGTACCTATCGCCAGCTGTTCCACCCGGACCAATTGATTAGTGGCAAGGAAGATGCGGCCAACAACT ATGCCCGTGGTCACTACACCGTTGGCAAGGAGCTCATTGATGAGGTCATGGACCGCATTCGCCTGATGGCCG AAAACTGCTCCGGCCTGCAGGGCTTTTTggtcttccactccttcgGCGGCGGTACTGGTTCTGGCTTTGGCGCTCTGTTGCTGGAGCGTCTCTCCAGCCAGTATGGCAGGAAGTCCAAACTCGAGTTCGCGGTCTACCCATCTCCCCGCGTGTCTACTTCCGTTGTTGAGCCCTACAACGCCGTTCTGTCCACCCACAGCACCATTGAGCACTCTGACTGCACTTTCCTGGTTGACAATGAGGCCGTCTACGACATCTGCCGCCGCAACCTGGACATTCCGCGCCCCGGCTTCGAGCACCTCAATCGGCTGGTCGCCCAGGTCGTCAGCTCTATCACTACCAGCTTGCGCTTCGATGGTGCCCTCAACGTTGATCTGACCGAATTCCAGACGAACCTGGTGCCCTTCCCGCGTATCCACTACCCACTGATCTCGTATGCCCCGGTTATATCCAGCAATCGTAGCACTCACGAGAGCTTCAAGGTCCAGGATCTCACTTTTCAGT GCTTTGAGCCCAACAACCAGATGGTTGTTTGCGACCCTCGCAATGGCAAGTACATGGCTGTCGCCCTGCTGTATCGCGGCGACGTGGTGCCCCAGGACTGCACACAGGCGGTGGCTGCGCTCAAGGCCAAAACATCATTCAACTTAGTCGAGTGGTGCCCGACTGGCTTCAAGCTGGGTATCAACTACCAGAAGCCCACGCGTGTCCCTAACAGCGAGCTCGCCCCCGTCGACCGCTCGGTCAGCATGCTttccaacaccaccgccatTGCCGAGGCCTGGGGCCGCCTCGATCACAAGTTCGATCTCATGTACTCCAAGCGCGCCTTCGTGCACTGGTACGTCGGTGAGGGCATGGAGGAGGGTGAGTTCTCCGAGGCTCGCGAGGATCTGGCCGCTCTGGAGAAGGACTACGAGGAGGTCGCTGGTGACTACGTGGAGCCACAGGGCGAGGAGCACTAG
- a CDS encoding uncharacterized protein (ID:PFLUO_001381-T1.cds;~source:funannotate) — MSTPVDEAKTLQLEDQKEKHKYGEELSPTSDDGTFTNEHHEANRLKLDTICTAEDDTPPPMRTPSARRERATRLEDDLMLLQAERVVSRSTQAGEDGTDGAGGPGSINRSRSRRSDAVDEFDEATNPLHEKAAIYKPPESPNTRIAVFIKKVHESSFIVRYVTYITPLFLILLIPLLLGALKYKNATVGGVRLMWFSIWLEIVWSSLWAGRIAGKGLPLIVGISASIFTNNAKKWRDMAKQLELHAALFLWWLAIEVSFLPTMKNHHLDGNTGTRSWENTMNKILIVIFVWTVLNLIEKIIIQLIAISFHLRTYADRIEINKFQIGSLTKLYDWSRERIEEKDEAFEEKRPESESGTKTPQHYADKAHRVAGRALNKVGHKVGDVAGAVAADFTGRKVNRSTDPYQVILTLLRTTSGCQVLARRLYRTFVRDGFDTVFAGDLKEAFDNGDEAEAAFTMFDRDLNGDISMEELESVCVDIGRERKSITASLKDLDSVVSKLDDVFMFFVFIIVVVVFLSLISTSAAGVLTSAGSTILALSWLFSATAQEFLQSLIFVFVKHPFDVGDRVTIYGNSGDSGLGDDYFVKEITLLYTEFKKMQGHVVQAPNSYLNTLFILNQRRSGALAEAIPIIIKYGTSIEQMDGLRQRLLEFVRSEKRDFQTNIITELREVTENFSVTLNVVFFYKSNWQNEGLRLQRRNKFICMLMIALQEIGIEGPRMNLQGAQYDIPFHVSYGTAPMMAPVPPKEDDRIIEEPETRIDDDTTTTLSENTGTSSALRHPSILRRGMDKANARARGQSISQRKHVDFSLGMSNMASGDIMGDVFEDRGAQIDDVVRTANRDAAERRMQDIAEEEAERRSRASSARSGRHSNASAAQSHELSRRSTDAQSFKSGASLTSRNHFFRHRSSVSRDLDRDDLMEQGHAATPPSMVTKQF, encoded by the exons ATGTCGACACccgtcgacgaggccaagACCTTGCAATTGGAAGaccagaaggagaagcacAAGTACGGCGAGGAGCTCTCCCCAACGTCGGACGATGGCACCTTCACCAACGAGCATCACGAAGCCAACCGCCTGAAGCTCGACACAATATgcaccgccgaagatgacaccCCGCCACCAATGCGCACGCCCTCGGCACGCCGCGAGCGTGCCACCCGGCTGGAGGATGACCTGATGCTCCTGCAAGCCGAGCGGGTCGTCTCGCGGTCCACACAGGCCGGTGAGGATGGGActgacggcgctggtggTCCCGGGTCGATCAATCGGTCTCGCTCGCGGCGCTCCGATGCCGTGGATGAGTTCGACGAGGCGACGAATCCGTTGCATGAGAAGGCCGCTATCTATAAGCCGCCTGAGAGTCCTAATACGAGGATCGCGGTCTTTATCAAGAAAGTGCATGAGTCGAGCTTTATCGTTCGCTACGTTACTTACATTACGCCATTGTTTCTTATTCTGCTTATTCCCTTGCTTCTTGGCGCGCTGAAGTACAAGAATGCCACTGTTGGAGGCGTTCGGTTAATGTGGTTTTCCATTTGGTTGGAGATTGTTTGGTCATCGCTCTGGGCTGGCCGG ATTGCGGGTAAGGGGTTGCCTTTGATTGTTGGAATATCGGCTAGCATTTTTACCAACAACGCGAAGAAATGGCGTGACATGGCCAAGCAGCTCGAGCTTCATGCTGCGCTCTTCCTCTGGTGGCTGGCCATTGAGGTGTCGTTCCTGCCCACGATGAAGAACCACCATTTGGACGGTAACACCGGCACCAGAAGCTGGGAGAACACCATGAACAAGATTCTCATTGTCATCTTCGTCTGGACGGTCCTGAAcctgatcgagaagatcatcatccagctTATCGCCATCAGCTTCCATCTGCGAACCTACGCGGACCGCATTGAGATCAACAAGTTCCAGATCGGCAGTCTGACCAAGCTGTACGATTGGTCGCGCGAACGTATTGAGGAGAAAGATGAGGCCTTTGAGGAAAAGCGACCCGAATCCGAATCTGGTACCAAGACTCCCCAGCACTACGCCGACAAGGCCCATCGTGTGGCGGGTCGCGCCTTGAACAAGGTGGGCCACAAGGTTGGCGATGTGGCTGGCGCGGTGGCTGCCGACTTTACCGGCCGGAAGGTCAACCGCAGCACTGATCCGTACCAGGTGATTCTGACCCTGTTGCGCACTACGTCGGGTTGCCAGGTCCTGGCACGTCGTCTGTACCGCACATTTGTTCGCGATGGCTTCGACACAGTGTTCGCCGGCGATTTGAAGGAGGCCTTTgacaatggcgacgaggccgaggcggcaTTCACCATGTTTGATCGAGATTTGAACGGTGATATCTCCATGGAGGAGCTCGAGTCGGTTTGTGTGGACATCGGTCGCGAGCGCAAGTCGATCACGGCCTCCCTGAAGGATTTGGATTCCGTCGTGTCCAAGTTGGACGATGTGTTCATGTTCTTTGTGTTTATCATCGTCGTGGTCGTGTTCCTGTCGCTGATTTCGACCTCGGCGGCCGGCGTGCTCACCTCTGCTGGATCAACCATCCTGGCCCTGTCGTGGTTGTTCTCTGCCACTGCACAGGAGTTCCTCCAGTCATTGATTTTCGTCTTTGTCAAGCACCCGTTCGATGTTGGTGACCGCGTCACTATCTACGGCAACTCCGGTGATTCCGGTTTGGGCGATGACTACTTCGTCAAGGAGATTACGCTGCTGTACACCGAGTTCAAAAAGATGCAGGGCCACGTTGTGCAGGCACCTAATAGTTACCTGAACACGCTCTTTATCCTGAACCAGCGCCGCTCGGGTGCCCTCGCCGAGGCaatccccatcatcatcaagtACGGCACGAGCATCGAGCAGATGGACGGGTTGCGCCAGCGGCTTCTGGAGTTTGTGCGCAGTGAGAAGCGCGATTTCCAGACCAACATCATCAccgagctgcgcgaggtgACGGAGAACTTCTCCGTGACTCTCAACGTGGTCTTCTTCTACAAGTCCAACTGGCAGAACGAGGGTCTGCGTCTGCAGCGCCGCAACAAGTTCATCTGCATGCTCATGATCGCCCTGCAAGAGATCGGCATCGAGGGCCCACGCATGAACCTCCAGGGAGCCCAGTACGACATCCCCTTCCACGTCAGCTACGGCACCGCTCCCATGATGGCCCCCGTTCCGCCCAAGGAGGACGACCGGATCATCGAAGAACCGGAAACCCGCATCGACGACGATACCACAACCACTCTCTCCGAAAACACcggcaccagcagcgcccTCCGCCACCCCTCGATCCTCCGCAGAGGCATGGACAAAGCCAACGCGCGCGCCCGTGGCCAATCCATTTCCCAGCGCAAACACGTCGATTTCTCCTTGGGGATGTCGAACATGGCCTCTGGCGACATAATGGGCGATGTATTTGAAGACCGTGGCGCGCAAATCGACGACGTCGTCCGCACCGCCAAccgcgacgccgccgagcgcCGCATGCAAGACattgccgaagaagaagcggaacgTCGCAGCCGCGCGTCGTCTGCGCGCTCTGGTCGCCACTCCAATGCTAGCGCTGCCCAGTCCCACGAGCTAAGTCGCCGGTCGACTGACGCGCAGAGCTTCAAGAGTGGTGCTTCATTGACCAGTCGGAATCACTTCTTCAGGCATCGCAGCAGCGTCAGCCGTGACCTTGATCGTGACGATCTAATGGAGCAGGGCCACGCTGCTACGCCTCCGTCGATGGTGACGAAGCAGTTTTAG